Proteins encoded together in one bacterium window:
- a CDS encoding class I fructose-bisphosphate aldolase has translation MNLGELEDTARALVVPGKGILAADESAPTIEKRFKAIEVASTEENRRAYRELLFTTEGVAEFISGVILFDETIRQRSAGGTPFTKVLEGQGIVPGIKVDEGAKALVGFPGEKITEGLDGLRGRLPEYRALGARFAKWRAVIDIGVGIPTRYCIEANAHALARYAALCQDAGLVPIVEPEVLMDGDHTIERCEEVTTEVLSAVYAQLTAHRVVLEGTLLKPNMVVSGKGCPVQAGVRQVAEATLRTLSRIVPPAVPGIVFLSGGQTPRQATEHLSAMNAMGNHPWELSFSYGRALQDPVLKAWKGKEANVPAAKEAFFLRANLNGVARRGTYSPSMEVTS, from the coding sequence ATGAACCTCGGAGAACTTGAGGATACGGCACGTGCCCTCGTCGTCCCGGGCAAGGGGATCCTGGCGGCCGACGAAAGCGCCCCGACGATAGAGAAACGGTTCAAGGCGATCGAGGTCGCGTCCACCGAGGAGAACCGGCGGGCGTACCGGGAACTCCTCTTCACGACCGAGGGGGTCGCGGAGTTCATCAGCGGCGTGATCCTGTTCGACGAGACGATCCGGCAGCGCTCCGCCGGCGGCACGCCGTTCACGAAGGTGCTGGAAGGTCAGGGGATCGTACCGGGGATCAAGGTCGACGAAGGGGCGAAGGCGCTGGTCGGCTTCCCGGGGGAGAAGATCACCGAGGGGTTGGACGGACTGAGGGGGCGCCTGCCGGAATATCGGGCGTTGGGCGCCCGATTCGCGAAGTGGCGCGCGGTGATCGACATCGGCGTCGGGATTCCGACGCGATATTGCATCGAGGCGAACGCCCATGCGCTGGCCCGGTATGCGGCGCTGTGCCAGGATGCGGGGCTCGTTCCCATCGTGGAACCGGAGGTGCTGATGGACGGGGACCACACGATCGAGCGGTGCGAGGAGGTGACGACGGAAGTGCTTTCGGCGGTCTACGCGCAGTTGACGGCTCATCGCGTGGTTCTCGAGGGCACGCTGCTGAAGCCCAACATGGTCGTTTCCGGGAAGGGGTGTCCGGTCCAGGCCGGCGTGCGGCAGGTCGCCGAGGCGACGCTTCGAACCTTGTCGCGGATCGTTCCTCCCGCGGTTCCCGGAATCGTCTTCCTCTCCGGGGGCCAGACGCCGCGGCAGGCCACGGAGCATTTGAGTGCCATGAACGCGATGGGGAATCACCCGTGGGAACTGAGTTTCTCCTACGGGAGAGCGCTGCAGGATCCGGTGCTCAAGGCGTGGAAAGGAAAGGAGGCGAACGTCCCGGCGGCGAAGGAGGCGTTCTTCCTGCGCGCGAACCTGAACGGGGTCGCGAGGCGCGGGACCTATTCCCCTTCGATGGAGGTGACGTCGTAG
- a CDS encoding DUF748 domain-containing protein produces MKERVSSILSNPAYRKGLIAGLIVIVAYTLFGFFGVPAILSSILPKMLSEQLDRKATVREIRFNPYELSVSVRGLEIAERDAKGTWISAEEAFANLQLASIFRGGPVLSEVRLLRPYVNIARRPDGRYNFMDLIEKFTKKPAKESKPLKFSVNNIQVIDGRIDFDDGPKKTRHEIRGIHLSLPFLSNLPYYVDRYIQPSFAAIVNGKAVSLKGRTKPFSDTRETVFDVNVMDLDIPHYLEYIPFRREYDVPTAFLDIKGAVSFAQPKGKPPVVRVEGDVFLRQLRIVDREKTPMVVLPMAKVTILPSDVIAPELKVSRVTVTDPEIGARIDRKGKLNLLVLSPGKDNEISTSGESADSGKPEGGGRPSFKVSVESIRLSGGKVRFADASRPAPFKTDLGDVQINVDRLSTEPGKAADALLSLRSEAGETFEWKGIVVLSPFASEGTVSLGKAVLKKYAPYYGGAVRFDVTRGTLDLQSGYRLARKEGGTEVLLSGLSVGLADLRLKRRDSAEEFLKVPRFSVKDAAIDLAKREVVISEVTTAGGTVVVRRGQGGELNLAGLAAEDSPRAAPASAPAPGKTGRNVPPEKPWGITLRKGAIERYSVRFVDGTTDPPVDLSIEPLQVRAENVSTGRNRKGKVSVSATIAREGTVSVGGALSVDPPSLRARIRVKSLPIAPAQPYFTDKVKILVTGGAVSAEGDLSVDAPKGKPASVVYKGEASVNGFSSVDKARGEQFLKFASLHVGGIEAGNEPPKVAIDEVALSDFFSRIIVNPDATLNVQGIVAKEGAAADNTATKPAPAPPADAAKPAPTPTPVRIETVTLQGGTILFSDRYVKPNYTASLVEIGGRVSGLSSEESRRADVDLRGKLENSAPLEIRGKINPLAENLFVDLTVDFRDMDLSSLSPYAGRFAGYGIRKGKLALGLKYHIEKRKLEAENKVFLDQFTFGEAVDSPDATKLPVRFAVALLKDRKGEIHLDLPVSGQIDDPKFSVWGIVVKIILNLLAKAATSPFALLGAIFGGGEELSYLEFDPGMTDLPGTAQAKIGNLSKVMVERPGLQLEIEGHVDVEKDTEGWRQILFRRKVAAGKVRELVRSGQAAPALDNVRVDAAEYPKYLTQAYKEGKFPKPRNIIGMAKTLPVAEMEKLMLAHTPVTNDDLRQIALKRASNVKEWLILTGKVDAGRIFLVEPKTLPPERKEKLRNSRVDFRIK; encoded by the coding sequence ATGAAGGAACGGGTTTCGTCCATCCTTTCGAACCCCGCGTACAGGAAGGGCCTGATCGCCGGGTTGATCGTCATCGTCGCCTATACCCTGTTCGGCTTCTTCGGGGTGCCGGCGATCCTTTCCTCCATCCTTCCGAAAATGCTCTCGGAACAACTGGACCGCAAGGCGACCGTCCGGGAGATCCGCTTCAACCCCTACGAACTCTCCGTATCCGTGCGCGGCCTGGAGATCGCCGAACGCGACGCCAAGGGAACCTGGATTTCGGCGGAGGAGGCGTTCGCCAACCTTCAGCTCGCATCGATCTTCCGTGGCGGTCCGGTCTTGAGCGAAGTGCGCCTGCTCCGGCCGTACGTGAACATCGCGCGTCGTCCGGACGGCCGGTACAATTTCATGGATCTCATCGAGAAATTCACGAAAAAACCGGCAAAAGAGAGTAAACCTCTCAAGTTCTCCGTGAACAACATCCAGGTGATCGACGGCCGGATCGATTTCGACGACGGTCCGAAAAAGACCCGCCATGAAATCCGCGGGATCCACCTGTCGCTCCCGTTCCTCTCCAATCTCCCGTACTACGTCGACCGGTACATTCAACCCTCGTTTGCCGCGATCGTGAACGGCAAGGCGGTTTCCCTGAAGGGGAGGACCAAGCCGTTCAGCGATACCCGGGAGACCGTGTTCGACGTCAATGTAATGGACCTCGACATCCCGCATTATCTCGAATATATCCCGTTCCGGCGGGAATACGACGTTCCGACCGCATTCCTGGACATCAAGGGAGCCGTTTCCTTCGCCCAACCGAAGGGAAAGCCTCCCGTCGTCCGGGTGGAAGGAGACGTGTTCCTGCGGCAGCTCCGGATCGTCGACCGGGAAAAGACTCCGATGGTCGTCCTCCCCATGGCGAAGGTGACGATCCTTCCGTCCGATGTCATCGCCCCGGAACTCAAAGTTTCCCGCGTGACCGTGACGGACCCGGAGATCGGCGCCCGCATCGACCGAAAGGGAAAGTTGAATCTTTTGGTGCTATCTCCCGGTAAGGATAATGAAATCTCAACATCTGGCGAATCGGCCGACTCCGGGAAACCCGAAGGAGGGGGACGCCCTTCCTTCAAGGTGTCCGTGGAGTCGATCCGACTCTCCGGGGGGAAGGTCCGTTTCGCGGACGCCTCCCGGCCCGCTCCCTTCAAGACCGACCTGGGGGATGTACAGATCAATGTCGACCGCCTGAGCACCGAACCGGGCAAGGCGGCGGACGCGCTGCTTTCCTTGCGCTCCGAGGCCGGGGAGACGTTCGAATGGAAGGGAATCGTCGTCCTCTCGCCGTTCGCGTCGGAGGGGACGGTCTCCCTGGGAAAGGCGGTACTCAAGAAGTACGCGCCGTATTACGGCGGCGCCGTTCGATTCGACGTCACCAGGGGAACGCTCGATCTTCAATCCGGGTATCGGCTCGCACGGAAAGAGGGCGGAACGGAGGTCCTCCTGTCGGGGCTCTCCGTCGGCCTCGCCGACCTGCGGCTGAAACGGCGGGACAGTGCGGAGGAGTTCCTCAAGGTGCCGCGCTTTTCGGTAAAGGATGCCGCGATCGACCTCGCGAAGCGCGAGGTCGTGATCTCGGAGGTGACCACGGCAGGAGGAACCGTCGTGGTCCGCCGCGGCCAGGGAGGAGAACTGAACCTCGCCGGACTCGCGGCGGAAGATTCTCCTCGGGCGGCGCCGGCTTCCGCACCGGCTCCCGGGAAAACCGGCAGAAACGTTCCGCCGGAAAAACCGTGGGGGATCACCCTCCGGAAGGGGGCGATCGAACGGTACTCGGTGCGCTTCGTCGACGGGACCACCGACCCTCCCGTGGACCTGTCGATCGAGCCCCTCCAGGTCCGGGCGGAAAACGTCTCCACCGGGCGGAACCGGAAAGGGAAGGTCTCCGTCTCCGCCACGATCGCACGCGAAGGGACCGTTTCCGTCGGAGGCGCATTGTCGGTCGATCCGCCCTCCTTGCGGGCCAGGATCCGGGTGAAGTCGTTGCCGATCGCCCCTGCGCAGCCGTATTTCACGGACAAGGTGAAGATCCTCGTGACGGGAGGGGCCGTGTCGGCGGAGGGGGACCTGTCCGTCGACGCGCCGAAGGGGAAACCGGCGAGCGTCGTCTACAAGGGCGAGGCGTCGGTCAACGGCTTCTCTTCCGTGGACAAGGCGCGCGGGGAGCAATTCCTGAAATTCGCCTCCCTCCATGTCGGGGGAATCGAGGCGGGGAACGAGCCGCCGAAAGTCGCCATCGACGAAGTCGCGCTGTCGGACTTTTTCTCGCGGATCATCGTGAACCCGGACGCCACCCTGAACGTCCAGGGGATCGTCGCGAAAGAAGGGGCCGCCGCGGACAACACGGCAACGAAGCCCGCACCCGCTCCCCCCGCCGACGCGGCGAAGCCTGCGCCGACCCCGACCCCGGTCCGGATCGAAACCGTGACGCTCCAGGGAGGGACGATCCTCTTCTCCGACCGCTACGTGAAGCCGAACTACACGGCGAGCCTCGTGGAGATCGGCGGGAGGGTCTCCGGCCTTTCCTCGGAAGAGAGCCGCCGGGCGGATGTCGACCTCCGGGGAAAGCTGGAAAACTCGGCTCCTCTCGAGATCCGGGGAAAGATCAACCCGCTCGCGGAGAACCTGTTCGTCGATCTCACGGTCGACTTCCGGGACATGGACCTGTCGTCCCTATCCCCCTATGCGGGCCGGTTCGCGGGATACGGGATCCGGAAGGGGAAGCTGGCGCTCGGGCTCAAGTACCACATCGAAAAACGGAAACTGGAAGCGGAGAACAAGGTGTTCCTCGACCAGTTCACCTTCGGGGAGGCTGTGGACAGTCCGGACGCGACGAAGCTCCCGGTACGCTTCGCGGTCGCGCTGCTGAAGGACCGCAAGGGGGAGATCCACCTCGACCTTCCCGTGTCGGGACAGATCGACGATCCGAAGTTCAGCGTCTGGGGAATCGTGGTGAAGATCATCCTGAACCTGCTCGCCAAGGCGGCCACGTCGCCGTTCGCCCTGCTCGGGGCGATCTTCGGGGGAGGGGAGGAGCTTTCGTACCTTGAATTCGATCCGGGAATGACCGACCTCCCCGGGACCGCGCAGGCGAAAATCGGAAACCTCTCCAAGGTCATGGTCGAACGTCCGGGCCTCCAGCTGGAGATCGAAGGGCACGTCGACGTGGAGAAGGACACGGAAGGATGGCGACAGATCCTCTTCCGGCGGAAAGTCGCCGCCGGGAAGGTGAGGGAACTCGTCCGATCGGGGCAGGCCGCGCCGGCGTTGGACAACGTTCGCGTGGATGCGGCCGAATATCCGAAATACCTCACGCAGGCGTACAAGGAAGGGAAGTTCCCGAAACCGCGGAACATCATCGGGATGGCCAAAACCTTGCCGGTGGCCGAGATGGAGAAACTGATGCTGGCGCATACGCCGGTGACGAACGATGACCTTCGGCAGATCGCGCTGAAACGCGCATCGAACGTGAAGGAGTGGCTCATCCTCACGGGGAAGGTCGATGCCGGCCGGATCTTTCTCGTGGAGCCGAAGACCCTCCCTCCGGAGCGAAAGGAAAAGCTGCGGAACAGCCGGGTCGACTTCCGGATCAAGTGA
- a CDS encoding AAA family ATPase produces MARTLNPEDLRKLCDPKRFRFASTSEIAPLTRIVGQARALDAIDFGLDMRSLGFNIYALGEGGTGKTSAIRSFVSEKAKAEPVPPDRAYVFNFRDPEEPIALSLTPGRGAEFQRDMREMVDYLRSAIPKVFDSKEYEVQKGRIVEGFQKRQKEIFGLLEEEAKSTGFTVRPMISGFSIVAVDEAGEPLTEEKFNTLDEAKKREVRDHGKRIQERLDDVVRTVKTEERVAKEELAELERNAALSVLGHRLEELRKKHEGNEKLLSYLDAVQEAVLASIEDFKSGGEETPSPLPFLRIGRQEPDFSRYSVNVIVNNGGTTGAPCVFESNPTYYNLFGRIEHRFQMGAALTDFTMIKCGSLHKANGGFLVINALDLLRNIFSYDALKRAIRNREVKIEDVWEQYRLVTTTAMKPEPIPLDVKVVLIGNPEIYYLLYNLDEEYRELFKVKADFDHRIDRTEESVDHYSAFVATKAKDEALMPFTPEGVARVVDFGSRLAEDQEKLSTKFSDISNLLKEANYWAKREGATAVTADHVSRALRAKIRRNSRIEEQMRELAAQGTLIVDTAGEQTGQVNGLAVYDMGDYSFGKPSRITATVYAGKGGVLNIERETKLSGKIHEKAVLILSNYLGRRFARNAPISLSASITFEQLYGMIEGDSATCAELYALLSALAGVPIRQGIAVTGSMDQNGAVQPIGGVNEKIEGFFDLCKLRGLDGSQGVLVPARNRRNLVLKDEVVQAVREGTFRVFEIDRVEEGIDTLMGLPAGELGPDGNYPPGTLYRKVMDRIGELREAVKGEEREEEKGKKEREE; encoded by the coding sequence ATGGCCAGAACCCTGAATCCCGAAGATCTTCGGAAACTGTGCGATCCGAAGCGGTTCCGCTTCGCCTCCACGTCGGAGATCGCCCCGCTCACGCGCATCGTCGGCCAGGCGCGGGCGCTCGATGCGATCGATTTCGGCCTTGATATGCGCAGTCTCGGCTTCAACATCTACGCGCTGGGCGAGGGCGGCACGGGAAAGACCTCCGCCATCCGCTCCTTCGTATCGGAAAAGGCGAAGGCCGAACCCGTTCCACCCGATCGCGCCTACGTGTTCAACTTCCGGGATCCCGAGGAACCGATCGCCCTTTCCCTCACCCCGGGGCGGGGAGCGGAATTCCAGCGCGACATGCGGGAGATGGTGGATTACCTTCGCTCGGCGATTCCGAAGGTGTTCGATTCGAAGGAGTACGAGGTACAGAAGGGGCGGATCGTCGAAGGGTTCCAGAAGCGTCAGAAGGAGATTTTCGGTTTGCTGGAAGAGGAGGCGAAATCGACGGGGTTCACCGTCCGGCCCATGATCAGCGGCTTTTCCATCGTCGCGGTGGACGAGGCGGGAGAGCCGTTGACGGAAGAGAAGTTCAACACGCTCGACGAGGCGAAGAAGCGCGAAGTGCGGGACCACGGAAAGCGGATCCAGGAGCGGCTGGACGACGTGGTTCGCACCGTGAAAACCGAGGAGAGGGTGGCCAAGGAGGAACTCGCGGAGCTGGAGCGCAACGCGGCGTTGTCCGTTCTCGGACACCGGCTGGAGGAGCTCCGGAAGAAACACGAGGGGAACGAGAAGCTTCTTTCGTACCTCGACGCCGTCCAGGAGGCCGTGCTTGCCAGCATCGAAGACTTCAAGAGCGGTGGGGAGGAGACTCCCTCCCCGCTGCCGTTCCTGAGGATCGGCAGGCAGGAACCGGATTTCTCCCGGTATTCCGTCAACGTGATCGTGAACAACGGGGGGACGACCGGGGCCCCGTGCGTCTTCGAAAGCAACCCGACCTATTACAACCTCTTCGGGCGGATCGAACACCGGTTCCAGATGGGGGCCGCCCTCACGGACTTCACGATGATCAAATGCGGTTCCCTCCACAAGGCGAACGGGGGCTTTCTCGTCATCAACGCGCTGGATCTTCTCCGGAACATCTTCTCCTACGACGCGCTGAAGCGGGCGATCCGCAACCGCGAGGTGAAGATCGAGGACGTGTGGGAACAGTATCGGCTCGTCACGACGACGGCGATGAAGCCGGAACCGATCCCCCTCGACGTCAAGGTCGTCCTGATCGGCAACCCGGAGATCTACTACCTGCTGTACAACCTGGACGAAGAGTATCGCGAACTGTTCAAGGTGAAGGCGGACTTCGACCACAGGATCGACCGGACGGAGGAGAGCGTCGACCATTACTCCGCGTTCGTGGCGACGAAGGCGAAGGATGAGGCGTTGATGCCCTTCACCCCGGAAGGGGTCGCGCGCGTGGTCGACTTCGGCTCCCGGCTGGCGGAAGACCAGGAGAAGCTCTCCACGAAATTCAGCGACATCTCGAACCTGCTGAAGGAGGCGAACTACTGGGCGAAGAGGGAGGGGGCGACGGCTGTTACCGCCGACCATGTGTCGCGGGCGCTTCGGGCGAAGATCCGCCGGAACAGCCGGATCGAGGAACAGATGCGGGAGCTGGCCGCGCAGGGGACCCTCATTGTCGATACGGCGGGGGAACAGACGGGCCAGGTGAACGGTCTCGCGGTGTACGACATGGGCGATTACAGCTTCGGGAAGCCTTCCCGCATCACCGCCACCGTGTACGCCGGGAAAGGCGGGGTCCTGAACATCGAACGCGAAACGAAGCTCTCCGGCAAGATCCATGAAAAGGCGGTCCTGATCCTGTCCAATTATCTCGGTCGCCGATTCGCCCGGAATGCCCCCATCAGCCTTTCGGCCTCGATCACCTTCGAACAGCTCTACGGGATGATCGAGGGAGACTCCGCCACCTGCGCGGAGCTGTACGCGCTCCTTTCCGCGCTTGCCGGGGTCCCGATCCGACAGGGGATCGCCGTGACGGGTTCGATGGACCAGAACGGCGCGGTGCAGCCGATCGGCGGCGTCAACGAAAAGATCGAGGGGTTTTTCGACCTGTGCAAGCTGCGGGGACTCGACGGGTCGCAGGGGGTCCTGGTCCCGGCCCGGAACCGGAGGAACCTCGTGTTGAAGGACGAGGTGGTGCAGGCGGTCCGCGAGGGAACGTTCCGCGTCTTCGAGATCGATCGCGTCGAGGAAGGGATCGACACGTTGATGGGACTTCCCGCGGGGGAGCTCGGGCCGGACGGGAATTACCCCCCGGGTACGCTCTATCGGAAGGTCATGGACCGGATCGGGGAGCTCCGTGAAGCGGTGAAAGGGGAGGAACGCGAGGAGGAGAAGGGGAAGAAGGAAAGGGAGGAATAA
- a CDS encoding TVP38/TMEM64 family protein translates to MIPYRTAPADAFRVSSWQRQTGAGPLQEKLKILVKPLVFLSVLLAFSFSLYHLGLFHFFMDRERLVAWIHSLGAWGFAGFILLQVVQVVAAPIPGEATGVLGGYLYGPVVGVVLSTIGLTAGSFLAFTLSRYFGRPLTEKFVDAKTMERFDYLLHHKGAFLIFLLFLIPGFPKDYLCYILGLGHLTTVEFLTIATSGRLLGTMLLTLGGTFLRNHQYYRFFLLSGAAVVIVFLTIAYRDRLERLFQGLHERHLRERGKKPKS, encoded by the coding sequence GTGATCCCCTATCGGACCGCCCCCGCGGACGCGTTTCGTGTATCATCTTGGCAACGCCAAACGGGGGCCGGTCCGCTGCAGGAAAAGCTGAAAATTCTCGTCAAGCCGCTCGTGTTTCTTTCCGTGCTCCTCGCCTTCAGTTTCTCCCTGTACCACCTCGGCCTCTTCCACTTTTTCATGGACCGGGAGCGCCTGGTCGCCTGGATCCACTCCCTGGGCGCATGGGGATTCGCCGGTTTCATCCTGCTGCAGGTGGTCCAGGTGGTCGCAGCTCCGATCCCCGGGGAAGCGACGGGCGTCCTCGGAGGGTACCTCTACGGGCCTGTCGTGGGAGTCGTGCTCTCCACCATCGGGTTGACGGCCGGATCGTTCCTCGCCTTCACCCTGTCGCGCTACTTCGGCCGCCCCCTGACCGAGAAGTTCGTCGACGCGAAGACGATGGAGCGGTTCGACTACCTGCTCCACCACAAGGGCGCGTTCCTGATCTTCCTGCTGTTCCTGATCCCCGGTTTCCCGAAGGATTACCTCTGCTACATCCTCGGACTGGGCCATCTCACGACGGTGGAGTTTCTCACCATCGCCACCTCCGGGCGCCTGCTCGGAACCATGCTGCTCACGCTCGGGGGAACGTTCCTGCGGAACCACCAGTACTACCGCTTCTTCCTGCTCAGCGGCGCGGCGGTGGTCATCGTCTTCCTGACCATCGCCTACCGGGATCGACTCGAGCGGCTCTTTCAAGGACTTCACGAACGGCATCTTCGGGAAAGGGGAAAAAAACCGAAGTCCTGA
- a CDS encoding DEAD/DEAH box helicase, whose amino-acid sequence MPFRQFGLSPEILRAVQEMHYTTPTPVQEKAIPHVLQGKDLLGSAQTGTGKTAAFALPILHRLAAETRTVRGRRVVRSLVLTPTRELAMQIGESFGDYGRHTGMRHAVIYGGVSQKPQEQALQKGVDILVATPGRLLDLIGQKLVNLSTVEIFVLDEADRMLDMGFIVDIRRIIEKLPAKRQTLMFSATMPGEIVRLSATLLRDPVRVQVAADAAPADDVEHRLYYVEKASKADLLKALLADDEIKNALVFTRTRHGADRVERTLSRAGVRVEAIHGDKSQGARERALSAFKKGTIRVLVATDIAARGLDIVDLSHVVNYDLPNEPEAYVHRIGRTGRAGASGTAISFCGFEERPLLAEIERLMTKHLTVVTDHPFASPAKPAPPTIFHTGRTPSKPRPFMISVDAAFLSAGRPAPSSPPERVSRHTGNEARPTSGPGGRKSGHRDQFTSRSRSPR is encoded by the coding sequence ATGCCGTTTCGACAATTCGGTCTATCCCCGGAGATCCTCCGGGCCGTTCAGGAAATGCACTACACCACTCCGACCCCCGTCCAGGAAAAGGCGATCCCCCACGTGCTCCAGGGAAAGGACCTGCTCGGCTCCGCCCAGACCGGCACCGGGAAGACGGCAGCCTTCGCGCTTCCCATCCTTCACCGTCTCGCCGCGGAGACCCGGACCGTCCGGGGACGCCGGGTCGTCCGGTCCCTCGTCCTCACCCCGACGCGGGAACTGGCCATGCAGATCGGGGAAAGTTTCGGCGACTACGGGCGGCACACCGGGATGCGGCACGCCGTCATCTACGGCGGTGTCAGCCAGAAACCGCAGGAGCAGGCGCTGCAAAAAGGGGTGGATATCCTCGTCGCCACGCCGGGGCGTCTCCTCGACCTCATCGGGCAGAAGCTCGTAAACCTCTCCACCGTGGAGATCTTCGTCCTTGACGAGGCGGATCGCATGCTGGACATGGGATTCATCGTCGACATCCGCCGCATCATCGAGAAACTCCCCGCGAAACGGCAGACGCTGATGTTCTCCGCGACGATGCCGGGGGAGATCGTCCGCCTCTCCGCCACCCTTCTTCGGGATCCCGTGCGGGTCCAGGTCGCCGCCGACGCCGCGCCGGCCGACGACGTGGAACATCGTCTCTACTACGTGGAAAAGGCATCCAAGGCGGACCTGTTGAAGGCGCTCCTCGCCGACGACGAGATCAAGAACGCCCTCGTGTTCACGCGGACGCGGCACGGCGCCGACCGCGTGGAGCGGACCCTGAGCCGCGCTGGAGTGCGCGTCGAGGCGATCCACGGGGACAAGTCGCAGGGAGCGAGGGAGCGCGCCCTCTCCGCCTTCAAGAAGGGGACGATCCGGGTCCTGGTGGCCACCGATATCGCCGCGAGGGGCCTCGACATCGTCGACCTTTCCCACGTGGTCAACTACGACCTTCCCAACGAGCCGGAAGCGTACGTCCACCGGATCGGCCGCACCGGGCGTGCCGGCGCGTCGGGCACCGCGATCTCCTTCTGCGGCTTCGAGGAGCGCCCGCTGCTCGCCGAGATCGAGCGGCTGATGACCAAGCACCTGACCGTGGTCACGGACCACCCGTTCGCCTCTCCGGCAAAGCCGGCTCCCCCGACGATTTTCCACACGGGCCGGACGCCGTCGAAACCCCGGCCGTTCATGATCTCCGTGGACGCCGCGTTCCTTTCCGCCGGACGACCCGCGCCTTCTTCTCCTCCGGAAAGGGTTTCCCGCCACACCGGGAACGAGGCGCGCCCGACCTCCGGCCCCGGAGGCCGGAAGAGCGGACATCGGGACCAGTTCACCTCGCGGAGTCGCTCCCCGAGGTAA
- a CDS encoding ABC transporter ATP-binding protein, whose product MNSSVSVSVQGLVRRYGKVIAVDSLDLEVREGECFGLLGPNGAGKTTTIEVIVGLLSPSSGEVRVLGRAWGEDDKALRSRIGVALQETRFADRLTVREVVALFRSFYPKGKDPLAVVREVGLEEKGAVWTSKLSGGQRQRLALACALVGDPELLVLDEPTTGLDPQARLRMGETIRSYRDRGRTVLLTTHYMEEAQRQCDRVAVIDHGKVIALGSPAELIRSLGGGLVVEFSLSEGEVSESELLGIAGVRGTRRTNGVFQVTAGESHVTVPALLDRLRERGAAPAQMTIRHATLEDVYVSLTGRNLRDE is encoded by the coding sequence ATGAATTCCTCCGTGTCCGTTTCCGTGCAGGGGTTGGTCCGGCGTTACGGCAAGGTGATCGCCGTCGACAGCCTGGATCTCGAAGTCCGGGAGGGGGAGTGCTTCGGTCTCCTGGGCCCCAACGGGGCGGGGAAGACCACGACGATCGAGGTCATCGTGGGTCTCCTTTCCCCGTCGTCCGGGGAGGTGCGCGTTCTGGGCCGGGCGTGGGGGGAAGACGACAAGGCCCTGCGATCCCGGATCGGCGTTGCCTTGCAGGAGACCCGGTTCGCGGACCGTCTCACCGTCCGCGAGGTGGTGGCGTTATTCCGCAGCTTCTACCCGAAGGGGAAGGATCCCCTGGCCGTGGTCCGCGAAGTCGGACTCGAGGAAAAGGGGGCCGTGTGGACGTCGAAGCTCTCCGGGGGGCAGCGGCAACGTCTTGCCCTTGCCTGCGCCCTGGTGGGGGATCCGGAATTGCTGGTGCTGGACGAGCCGACCACGGGACTGGATCCACAGGCCCGGCTCCGGATGGGGGAGACGATCCGATCGTACCGGGACCGTGGGCGGACCGTGCTGCTGACGACGCATTACATGGAAGAGGCGCAGCGGCAGTGCGACCGGGTGGCGGTGATCGACCACGGGAAGGTCATCGCTCTCGGGTCCCCGGCCGAACTCATTCGATCGCTGGGGGGCGGCCTGGTGGTGGAGTTTTCGCTGTCGGAAGGCGAGGTGTCCGAGTCCGAGCTCCTCGGCATAGCGGGCGTTCGCGGGACACGGCGGACCAACGGGGTGTTTCAAGTCACGGCGGGAGAGAGCCACGTCACCGTCCCCGCGCTGCTCGACCGGTTGCGGGAGCGGGGAGCCGCGCCGGCGCAGATGACGATCCGGCACGCGACCCTCGAGGATGTCTACGTCTCCTTGACGGGGAGGAACCTGCGGGATGAATAA